The genomic DNA cggtgcgggtgatggtgtattcggggcccgaatagcgaatagcgaatacttttatgtgaacgcagcctaacaGTTGAATTTATATTTCCATGACTTCTCAAGACTTGATTTGAAGGTGTTGATACTGCCGGTATTGACTTCAGGTGGTAGGCTGTTCAATAGGTTAACTACTAAGTTTTCTCGGTGTGAGAAATTCCTTTGCCTTACATTTGAGTTTGCGTAGGGTTTTCTAAGCTTGCCTTGAGTTGAGTATGTGACCTCTTGTCCTGGAACATCTTGTCCTGAAAGTTTAATTTACGAATCAAGCACTCAACATAAAGCAGCTAGCAGGGACATCAACTGGCATTTACTAGTAAATTTACTACAGTGTAGAAGTGTTCTAGATCTAGTGCTTAGTGGATTCTCATTAAGGTCAGCATCTAACCCCGGggcggggcgctccttgtacacaagAGCCTGAGACTGAGAGGGTTCGGCGTATTCGGTCTATCGCGCAGCTCGCGCAGTCAGCAGTGGTTAGCACAGCATCTAACGGTTACTCACAATATTTGATGACTGCTATATTAATAGGAGCTCTGCACGTCACGACCCGAGCACTTTCCATTTTCTTCGAGACCGGAAAACAAATTCGCAACCTGGAGATGTCACTTGTCTTGGAGATTTCCTCGATCCTCTGCTCTGCAGTCTGCTTGATCACCCTCTCTTCCACTCCGAGCTCTACGAGCTCCGTCACCCGTAATCGTCAAGAGCAGACGGATTATGCGTGAGTACTGAGTCGAGTGCAGTGTCGATGAAATGGTGCGATACCCTGGACGTGCGCGTACGCGACCTTTACCGCACGTGTACCTCAATGAAACAAAGAATATTATTGGATGGCAAATAACTTCAGTCCAATCAGAGTCACTGTATTTTCATGGCAATCAAAATGGCAGCGTCCATGGGTGGTCACGCTGCTCGTCCTTCAATGAGTTACTGCAAGTCTTGCATTCAACGAAGAGTAATTCTCGCTTCTGCTGCACGTCTGCCAAAGAGGGTAATTCCAAACTGTAGTTTAATGGAAATATCTAATGCAGATTTACATGTGTATTAACCATATTCATAACCTACCACGTTCCAACGTAGGTCCCACCTATAGCATTTCATGTGCAGACGTAACTGCTGCGTCGATCTGCGGGACGCTCGCTCGAGCTCGCTCCACTGCACTGTCTCACTGCATGCACATGCATCTGACTGCACTGTGGCCATGGGAGGGCTCTTTGTGTAGTTACAGAAAAACATAGATTCAGGCACCTCTAGTGTCCTATTTCATCAGCAGGGAGCTGGCATTCATGCTTGATAGAAAAAGTATTATAAAATTTCATCATGAATTAACTTTAGGCTACCCCACCgttaaccgcagcagcgaccccatacggacaaatacgtaccgTAAAGCCAAAGGGCTGTGTAAAGGGCTGTTACTGTGTTACAGGGCCCCGCGATGGGGTTACCCCACCGTAAGTATTAAACCACTTCCAACTTGAAACTGTTAGTGTTTAACTTCTatggcaaaatcgtgaaataggccccaccgcagtgcgcgtgcacccgtgcgttagcaagcaaggttaggttagggttagggattagggttaggtagggttgtatttatggttaaattggccattaaattagtcaagggacattagggagtccttccgagaataaaaagtagaagaccaaagaaaaaaacgggagaaagggaggacgaaagatgctatgctgtggaaatcggccccaccgccgtatgcatctcgcgtaaacgccgtttggtggggccgcattcacgagtattatactgtggaagaaagccccaccgccgtgcttatctaccgaccgatgaacgccacacggtggggctgaattcacgagtataaacaggcgagccgccgtagtatttGTACGGACACGcggtggtggggcctatttcacgagtatgccacTTCTATTCGATACAAAATTCAGGCCCGACTGTTCCCAATGGTTTTGAAAAGACATTTGTCTTTGTTCAGCTTCTTTCCGCAATTCACAAAAGAGCGCCCCAAGGTTGTGTCTTTGAAACTTAAGCTGTGTAGGCACCTACAGGCATGCGTGCAATGCGATGATCAGCTATCTAGCGCATGCACACAATTAAGTTCCAAACTCCTTACTTCATGCAATCAAACTGATTCAAAGTGTAGAGATTTCatggtggtttacattgtcatAGCAATATATTGACAGTAAAGCCTCAGGAATCAAATTTTACCCAATGTGAATTATTAATAATCTACCTACTTCTATACtgcatacaatttgtatttaaattCAAATAATTCTATTTTTAAAGCTTAATTTGATGTCAAAATACCACCATGTATGAGATTCTAAATGCAAATTAATTACTTTCACGTTCAGGCTGGTCACCTAGAGTTAGTACAGATGTGGACCGAAAGAGCAGTCTGTGTTTATCATTGGGGATATGTTCAGTGGAGACTATTTGGCTTCATGGAATCGGAGAAGAAccatcaatataaaaaaaaatgttataaatgtCCTCTGAACAGACAGATATTTGTCTGGTGCAGATGATGAATAAAGTTACACTACAGATTTAGAACTCTATACTAGACCCTATCTTGAAATTAAATGTAACCATGTATTTTAGGCACATGTGTGCCTTTGTATGCACTATGGTGACCTCCAGTCAAATCTATCACCATTTATGAACAGTACATGTCACTGTCATAAAATGTTTCGTTTTAGGAATGTGATCTTCATTGTTTCGGGGTATTCTTCTACAGATAGTAATTTTGCAAGGAACTAACACAAAATGAGTGCTTAGAAAGAGTGCATTGAATATTGAGgtaaacatatacacacacagtggTCTACATATATCTGAGTAATAATTACAGTGCACAGGTGATATTGATACTGAAGCAAAATCTTGTTTGTTGTTCACTGCTGTGCAGTAGAAATGCATATGATATTTCTAGAAACTTTATTCTGTTGAGATCAAACTCTGACCAAATTTTGCAGAGAAAGTATGGTGTCCTTAAGTGAGCTAGTAGACTCTAAATAGCTTGGTTTGTATAAGCAGGGAGAAGTGAGGACATGCAGGCCTAGACATCTCCCAACTCATAGACCTGGAAAACAAACCACAGAAtatatggaggggggggggggatgcactTCAACTTTGACCTACATCTGTACCTTGATGTGTGTCTTTCACTTCAACAAAGGGTTGAGTGGTGGCATCTGCTTCATGATGTCCTGCCATTCTTGGCGGTTGCTGGTGAAATGACTGgcaactttatttcatttcttggtTATCTCCATTTTTAGGAAATGAGAATAGttaaatttttgttgttgttgttgttggggcaCTTGATAGTAAAAGGCTAGTTGTACAAATACATGGTTAGTACACATTCATATTCCTGTTGGGGTTCTTCACTTTGAATTCAACATAGAATTTCACCTTACCCTTtgcatatttgttgttgtttcttatgATGAAATTATTCTTATGTTCTTGAACAGTTATCATCCAGTGTGCCACAAGAAGATTTTCAGACAAAGGTCAGTGACAGGACTAATTGGCACCTGGACACTAAGGTTGAATCTCATCGACATCATGTGGGAGTACTCCAGGTCAAACCTGTCCGATTACCAGAACCACTACTCACAAACATCAATGCTGTCCTTCAGAGTGAGATCATTTTTCTTAGTGGCTTTTAATGTGTTATTGCAGGAAGTGGGCCTCCTATGGTGCACCCAAATCACGGTGGATTGATTGTTGCCTTAATATGGCCATTAGACTGGCCAAGGGTATTACCTGGATAACTAGTTACATGTACTTTATCTGTGTTAAAACTGGAGACATTGGCTCAGATATATTTTTGTGACAGTCTCAGAAAGGAGCTGTTgcaaaatactgatatttctttcttataGATATCACTATCATGTTGCATTTTTTAGATATTAAGGTATCAGTTTATTGAGGTATACTTCAAAGTTAAAATGATTTTACTGAAACTGTCACACTGGCTTTCAGATCATACACAATGTTTTTGTAATGCTATAGACGTAACCATCAGTTTTGCGTAGAGAGCTAAACGTGAAGATGTAGAATACAAAGCAAGGCACTGGCCGAATGTGATAAAATTGAAATTTATGCCATGGCATTGAATATGTGCTCATTATTTTAATGTATGATTTAAAATCTGAAGCCATTTTGGACATCACCAAACTTTCTTTCTGTGGTATTGGCATAGTTTGCCTAATCTTTGTGAGCATGAACATACTTTGCATATTATTATGTCAGGACTTTGTTTCACAGCAGACAAAGCAACTCATATCAGAAAGTGGTTTTCATTTCAGGTGCGTAAACTTACTGGTTGAATATTATGTTGGGTTTCTGATATTTAGGGCAAACCATTCGCAACCTCGTTCCAGAGGCAACCAAACTGTCAAACTACCTGCAGAGTCGGAAGAGACCTGTAGAGGAAGCAGAACTGAGAAGTGCAGCAAAGTTCCTTTCTGAAGAGATTGGCATGCCAGGTAAAATCATTTTAAAATTCTCTTCTCATTTGAAAATCATGCTTAGCTATAtttttgataattgatatgtACAATTACATTCTGTGACTGATAGTCCACTTAGATACATCTTTAAAACGATGGTGGCTGACTTTTACCTTTACTTTATCCCAGGTCTCAGTATATTACCGTTTTTATGTCTGTTTCTGTGACAGTTCAGATGGACTGAAGCAAgacaaaaaaaggagaaaagttatatttattcaaattacaGAATTCTTGCACACAGATGTTCTTATTgctactgattgacaaattcccCTCCATCAAtgtaatcagttgcaatgaattCTATTTATTGTGAATGAGTGCATGGTCATCCAGTATGAGTGAGCTTAGAAAAGACATTAGTTGTTCTTGTCAATCTCGCCAATGTCCATTATCACAATGTGACTTTGCCCAATGTCATGTAATGAATaaagtaatgaaatattttttgccATGGCTTTTGTGTTTCAACAAGCTACCGTGTATCCAAAGATGTGTAttatcctatttttttttttttttttacattttttgttttcagagcATATCTGTCATGAATACAAAGTGTTTGTTCGGATTGTTTTATTGTACCGCTAAGATGTGGATGCTGATGAGGTTTCTGGACAATCACTTTCACCGGACACCAAGAAGAAGATGCAGAATGTGATGAAGGTCTTGAGGCAGAGACTATACAGGTGGCAAGCTATTGCGTAAGTCTTCCTGGTGCTGTCAAGACAGGTTGGCTACGAAACAATGACTGAAGGGAATTGCATCAGAACATTTGAGCTATGAAAATGTCCTCTTAACTTTTCGacgatgagctgattttgctacgacacgcatttcccatagacacttgcccgagtatacctGGGACTTGTCCTCGACAGGTTAAGTAATGCTGAAGGAAAATGTGTGCAGTGCCGCACAGTTTTGTGAGTTCTTCAAGCGTTGTCAACATTCATTTAAGGTCACCTATTAATATAGAGGTAAACAGCAGTGTACAACCAACATATGCTCCATTGATCTATGTCTCTTTTTCATGTCTCACTCTGTTTTCAAAGGTTTTTCTATCTGTCCAAGTACTTGTTaagttttcatgttttccatGTTTCTACACACTGTTAACTCTGTGCACAAGTCTATAGCATAATACTTTTTGTTAATTTCTATGCAGTATTCTACAATATAGGCATGcatatgatgcaatatttggtaccctggggtaccaaatgaaaattcgccattttgttgaattaattattttttttttcagcgctgtaccctggcttacaaaaaaatgtgtcaaaatattttttagtattattatgcacaaaaatgttttcttatttgtgactatgcaacaattaatgcatgcaagtGTACTTCGAAAAACACCTATGGTGCTAGTTCATTGCTACGACTTTGCCGTATCCGAATTCGGAATCGGCGTATCTGAATTCGGATACGCATTATAAAATAATGGGCATGAGATGGCGCTGTACAACAcggtaccccgggttacaacggtaccccggTGTACGGCGTGCCGAATCATATATCACAGATACACTCGCATAGAAGTCAAAATGTCCTTGCTTTTTACAGGTATGATGACATCAGGAGTTTGGCATACATGATAGCAAGAATGCCAGCCAACTATGCTGCACTGTACAGGGTCTTCAATGAGGTAACTATATCAATTCTGATGAGAATTCTACATGCCTTGGATAATTTCCATAAATTCAAAACCATTTcctttgtttgtgtttgctcGCTCAAGGTTTGAGTATTTGGTGCTCTTTTGACAATGTACTGTGAAGATATGTTATAGTTTTGGGTGAGAAGGGGATTCAGGTTTAACTTcatgcaagataattagaaatcacttatatgaaataccaaagagcatacaattctaagaggaattcaaaattataggacctaataaaaggtgagccTCACTTTTTTTAGGACCTCAATTGCTATGTTTTTGTTATGTCTCTGCCAtgtcaaaaccgattttcatcatactgtatatacttttgattcctcttagaattgtatgctctttagtatttcatataagtggtatattatcttgcaaaagttaaaacctcaattcccatctcaaccaaaactgtgcCATCTCTTTAACTTTCACTAAACGTGTGTTCTGCGATACAATTACAAGTGCCTACAACATATTCTTTGTTTATGACATCATCTGCAGATCAGGCATCGTGATCCAGACTTTCAGCCAAAGAATATTCTAGATTTTGGTTCAGGTGTTGGCACAGCAGTATGGTGAGTTTACTGTCTACACACAagggagaaacaaaaaaatacatggaGAGAATGAATAGAATACTGCAAATACAATACTGTGATGGAAAAGCTTGATGTAAAGAAATCTGACATGCTGAAATGCCTGAGTTAACAAACTTTTATGTGTCTCTACAACAGAACAAATtgatttgttcttcttcttttttgtgtaggtttgtttgtttggttttgtttttggcgGGGAAGGGGCTATAGATATAAGAAAGTAcctgaaaatataaagaaaaaaagttcctGATCCAGAGGATCTCTGAACACTGAGATTCCTCTACAGGTAGATCAGCTTTGGATAAATTTGATACTGTAAATTCTTTCCTACAATCTTTTATAGACACTGTTTTCCTTTGTGCTCTGGGACATAAGGAAACTAGGTTTTTGTGCTCATTTTGTAGTTATAAGGATGAGCTAAGCATGAGCTAAGCATGATTAAGCTGATTTCCTAAGCTTTTCACCTGAAATGTGTGTAAACAAATCATTCAAAGCAAATATCGATTGGATGTCATACTGTTAAATAACACATCCACCATTGAGATGTATTACtctattcactctttttattttcaatctaTTGATTCTTCTAAATCCCAGGGCAGCTAACAGAGTATGGGGTGAAGCAATCAGGGAGTATTACCTGGTGGAGGTCTCCAAGTCCATGAACCAGCTCTCAGAGATGTTACTGCGAAGGGAGGAGGGTAAAGATGAGCTCCATGTACCAAACGTCTACTTCCGATACTTCACACCAGTTGCTCTCAGGgtgactattattattattgggttttttttttttggggggggggagatgggtctatcctttttattttaaaagttattcatgtctggattttttttttttttttttttttttttttgaatgcagACATTTGTTTATCTGAAGAAATTTCCTGTTTATTACCGAAGGGGATCTTAGTACTTAGTATGATGAGATCAGACTTCTAAGATAATACATGCCATAACAACCTATTTTCTTTAGTAACAGAGGAACAG from Diadema setosum chromosome 9, eeDiaSeto1, whole genome shotgun sequence includes the following:
- the LOC140232795 gene encoding ribosome assembly protein METTL17, mitochondrial-like, with the protein product MAASMGGHAARPSMSYCKSCIQRRVILASAARLPKRLSSSVPQEDFQTKVSDRTNWHLDTKVESHRHHVGVLQVKPVRLPEPLLTNINAVLQRQTIRNLVPEATKLSNYLQSRKRPVEEAELRSAAKFLSEEIGMPDVDADEVSGQSLSPDTKKKMQNVMKVLRQRLYRWQAIAYDDIRSLAYMIARMPANYAALYRVFNEIRHRDPDFQPKNILDFGSGVGTAVWAANRVWGEAIREYYLVEVSKSMNQLSEMLLRREEGKDELHVPNVYFRYFTPVALRTRYSVTLSAYSLLELPSLDDRINTARALWRKTSDYMVLIESGNYESYLALMEVRDAILQEEYGQPEGDLREEKSTDLQQPIQDRLIQDEEPVGGHVFAPCPHDMLCPRLQEQRGTPCNFTQTYHPLPQYVGPRASGLKTETFCYVVLKKGSRQTDASNWPRVVRPVLKKSRHVICRLCRPDGSLGEAVITKSKHSKDLYRCSRYTNWGDMLPVRPGDASPGKVSEDGNDEEENITQ